A genome region from Platichthys flesus chromosome 12, fPlaFle2.1, whole genome shotgun sequence includes the following:
- the LOC133966358 gene encoding D(5)-like dopamine receptor gives MPWEAITEVTGTWLFGSFCGVWIAFDIMCSTASILNLCIISVDRYWAIASPFRYERKMTHRVAFVMIGVAWTLSILISFIPVQLNWHRAGEEGQMMEELVEVMAASTNSSNVSTKAKSCVANLNRTYAISSSFISFYIPVVIMIATYTRIYRIAQTQIRRIMSLERAAEQAQNQGQNQGQNQGQNQGQNQGQNQGQNQGLSVNRQHRPHDEASLKSSFKKETKVLKTLSIIMGVFVFCWLPFFVLNCAVPFCDPPCVSDSTFTVFVWFGWANSSLNPVIYAFNADFRRAFATILGCNRICSSNAVEAVNFSNELVSYQHDTTLHKEALVPAQLQQRPCSTHCDHRADGDAQFDEESLGSSGSRSHNRLLLLPAAVQLEEEISLDTITPFTPVAGQERDALIPGQVQQDG, from the coding sequence ATGCCGTGGGAGGCCATCACCGAGGTCACGGGCACGTGGCTGTTCGGAAGCTTCTGTGGCGTGTGGATCGCCTTCGACATCATGTGCTCCACCGCCTCCATCCTCAACCTGTGCATCATCAGCGTGGACCGCTACTGGGCCATCGCCAGCCCCTTCCGGTACGAGCGGAAGATGACGCACCGCGTGGCCTTCGTCATGATCGGGGTGGCGTGGACGCTCTCCATCCTCATCTCCTTCATCCCGGTGCAGCTCAACTGGCACCGGGCGGGCGAGGAGGGCCagatgatggaggagctggtggaggtgatggcCGCCTCAACGAACAGCAGCAACGTCAGCACCAAGGCCAAGAGCTGCGTGGCCAACCTGAACAGAACCTACGCCATCTCCTCGTCCTTCATCAGCTTCTACATCCCCGTGGTGATCATGATCGCCACCTACACCCGCATCTACCGGATCGCCCAGACCCAGATCCGCCGCATCATGTCTCTGGAGCGGGCGGCGGAGCAGGCCCAGAACCAGGGCCAGAACCAGGGCCAGAACCAGGGCCAGAACCAGGGCCAGAACCAGGGCCAGAACCAGGGCCAGAACCAGGGCCTCAGCGTGAACCGGCAGCACCGGCCCCACGACGAGGCCTCGCTGAAGTCCTCGTTCAAGAAGGAGACCAAAGTCCTGAAGACGCTCTCCATCATCATGGGCGTGTTCGTGTTCTGCTGGCTGCCGTTCTTCGTCCTGAACTGCGCCGTCCCGTTCTGTGACCCGCCCTGCGTCAGCGACTCCACCTTCACCGTCTTCGTCTGGTTCGGCTGGGCCAACTCGTCCCTCAACCCCGTCATCTACGCCTTCAACGCAGACTTCCGCCGGGCCTTCGCCACCATCCTGGGCTGCAACAGGATCTGTTCCAGCAACGCGGTGGAGGCCGTGAACTTCAGTAACGAGCTGGTTTCCTACCAGCACGACACCACGCTCCACAAGGAGGCGCTGGTCCCTGcgcagctgcagcagcgtccCTGCAGCACCCACTGTGACCACCGGGCGGACGGGGACGCACAGTTTGACGAGGAGTCGCTCGGGTCGTCCGGCTCCCGGAGCCACAACCgactcctgctgcttcctgctgccgtccagctggaggaggagatctCCCTGGACACGATCACGCCCTTCACCCCGGTGGCCGGGCAGGAGAGGGACGCTCTGATCCCTGGACAGGTGCAGCAGGACGGATAG